The region TGGATGCCTGTCCAACTGACGCGTTCGAAGGCCCTGGCGTGCTGAACGCGACCAAGTGTATTTCGTATCTTACGATTGAACTCCGCGACGAGATTCCCGCGCAGCTACGCCCCGGGATGCAAGATTGGGTCTTTGGATGCGATGTTTGCCAGGACGTTTGCCCCTGGAATGGAAAACCACCTGTCACATCTCACGACGCATTTTTCCCGGCGTCTGATCGAGCCCCACTCCAGTTGCGATCGCTGTTCACGATGACCGATGACGACTTTCGAGCCCGCTTTCGGAAGACGCCTCTTTGGCGAACGAAACGTCGCGGCGTACTGCGGAACGCCGCGATCGCGCTTGGCAATCGTCCACACCCGGAAAATCTGGCGGCGTTATCCCAGGGATTGAACGACGAAGAATGGCTCATCCGAGGCGCAGCTGCCTGGGCGATCGGTCAACATGCCGAGCAGCAGTGTGCTCCGCTTCTTCGCGATCGGCTGGCCGTGGAAGAAAATGAACACGTGCGAGCCGAAATCGAAAACGCGCTGACTAGCCGGCCGAGCAGTTGACCTGCTTGTTGTGGATGTCGGACGAGAGATAGTTGCCAGGCTGATCGGTCGAGTAAAACTCGTCTCGAATCGCTTCCCAGTCGGCCATTTCCTTGATGCGAACGAACTTGGCACGCACCTCTTCGATCTGCGGGTGCAGGAACGAATACTTCACGCCGAACTTTCGGAAGTTGGTCATCGCTTTCGCTTCGCCGTAAAGCTCGACCACCAGGCGAAGATGTTCTTCGATGATCTCCAACTGCTCGAACGTTGTCGGAGGTGGCGGCAATGGTTCTCCTGCGGCTAAGGCTCTTGCCTGCTGAAAGATCCAAGGATTCCCGATCGCGCCACGGGCCACGGTTACGCCGTTGACCCCGGTCTCGCGCATCATGTCAAAGCAATCTTGCGCGGAGAAAAGGTCGCCGCTGCCAAGAATGGTTCGGTCGCCGACATGTCGCTTCACTTCGGCAAGGAACTCCCAGCGGCTGGGGCCAATGTATCGCTGCTCGACGGTACGTCCGTGAACCGTGATCGCATCGACACCGATCTCGAAGGCTCCATCGAGGATCTCGAAGAACTTATCTCGGCTTTCCTCGGTATCATCAATCCCACGACGCATCTTCACCGTCAGTGGCATGTCACTCGGTACAACGTCGCGTGTGCGGCGAACGATCTCTAACGCCACCTCTGGCTGACTGAGATGAAAGCCACCTCGGCAGCGCCCCAACACCTTCTTGACCGGACAGCCGAAGTTGATGTCGATGACGTCGAAGCCTGCTTCGACCAAACGCTTCGCGCCGGCAGAAAACTGCTCCGGTTCTGCCCCCATCAATTGACCGCCCACCGGATGCTCTTCGTCAGCGATGGCCAGGAAGTGGCGGTTCTTTTTGCGATCGTTCAACTCGACAAGAAACTTATCGAGCATCACTTCACAAATCGTATACGGAGCCCCCATGCGACGCGCGATCACACGCATCGACATGTCGCTGTAGCCGGAAAGGGCGGCTTGAACGAGGGGAAAATCGAGTTCTAAGTTGCCGAGACGTAAGGCCATGGGGCCGTTATTACCTTGAAAATCGAGACATTCGGAAATGATTCACCCAGGATATCAGTAAAAAGCTGCACGAAAAGTGCGAGTTTCCGCCACTCTCCACTTTTGCATCAAGAGGAGCGTGCTGACGACCGAAATTTTTCGCAACTAAGATAAAGTCCACAATATGGGTGGTCGATATATGCTCACATGGAACTGCTTTAGCCACGGCTTTCACAGTAAACGCATATATCCAACTCAAGAGCATACGTCGCTGGTTTCTGAGATCACCAGCGATGTTCAGGGGTCGATCGGTTACCTGCCCCAACCGGTCGACCCCGTTTTTTTCTTGGGACTTCTTAGTGCAGCACCGGGCAGACGTCGAACCACTGTCGGCCATGCTCGGCCATCCAGTCGTTGGATTCGGTCGGTCCCCAGAAGCCGGTTTCGTACATGTGCAGCGAAGGCGCTTCCGCTGATCGCCAGGTTTGAATGATTGGGTCGATAATGCCCCAAGCCAGTTCCACTTCGTCGCTACGCGCGAACAGGCTGGCGTCGCCTTGCAGGGCATCCAACAGCAAACGCTGGTAGGCATCCGGCATCTCGCCTTGGAATTCCTTGCAGAAGCGGAAGTCGAGCGGGGTCGTCCGCGTCATCATGCCTTCGTCAGGAACTTTGGTTTGAATCTGCAGCTGCAGGCCCTCGGCCGGCTGAATCTGCATCACCAGACGGCAGGCATCGAGATGACACTTCTGTTTGTCAAACAGCGTGTGGGGGGGTTGATTGTATTGAATGACAATCTGCGTCGTGCGGCACGACATCCCTTTACCGCTGCGCAGATAGAAAGGAACACCATTCCAGCGCCAGTTGTCGACCCACAATCGTAACGCGGCGAACGTTTCGGTCTGGCTGTTTTCTGGAACGCCTTCTTCCTGACGATAGCCAGCATACTGCCCACGAAGCGTTTCCTTGGCGATCTCTTCCGACGACATTGGACGAATGGCTTGTAGCACTTTGACTTTTTCGTCACGCACCATATCGGCATCGAAACGGACCGGCGATTCCATCGCTGTCACCATCAGCAGCTGCAGCAGATGGTTCTGGAACATGTCGCGAAGCACGCCTGCTTGATCGTAGTATCCGCCGCGACGACCGACGACAACTTCTTCAGCCACGGTGATTTGCACGTGGTCAATATAGTTACGATTCCAAAGCGGCTCGAAAAT is a window of Bremerella sp. TYQ1 DNA encoding:
- a CDS encoding tRNA-dihydrouridine synthase; this translates as MALRLGNLELDFPLVQAALSGYSDMSMRVIARRMGAPYTICEVMLDKFLVELNDRKKNRHFLAIADEEHPVGGQLMGAEPEQFSAGAKRLVEAGFDVIDINFGCPVKKVLGRCRGGFHLSQPEVALEIVRRTRDVVPSDMPLTVKMRRGIDDTEESRDKFFEILDGAFEIGVDAITVHGRTVEQRYIGPSRWEFLAEVKRHVGDRTILGSGDLFSAQDCFDMMRETGVNGVTVARGAIGNPWIFQQARALAAGEPLPPPPTTFEQLEIIEEHLRLVVELYGEAKAMTNFRKFGVKYSFLHPQIEEVRAKFVRIKEMADWEAIRDEFYSTDQPGNYLSSDIHNKQVNCSAG
- the zwf gene encoding glucose-6-phosphate dehydrogenase, which produces MSHTIVIFGASGDLTSRKLIPALFLLSKKGRLPKNTRIVGMSRTEFSHDAWRKELKSSTEEFTGKKFDEGAWSEFAANVYYHPGDLTKLEDLQGLKAFLEEVEGGAAERVYYLSTAPKLYASAIDKLGESGLANQDEGDRRIVLEKPFGYDLGTAKQLNDDVNRVFPEKQVYRIDHYLGKETVQNLLVMRFANSIFEPLWNRNYIDHVQITVAEEVVVGRRGGYYDQAGVLRDMFQNHLLQLLMVTAMESPVRFDADMVRDEKVKVLQAIRPMSSEEIAKETLRGQYAGYRQEEGVPENSQTETFAALRLWVDNWRWNGVPFYLRSGKGMSCRTTQIVIQYNQPPHTLFDKQKCHLDACRLVMQIQPAEGLQLQIQTKVPDEGMMTRTTPLDFRFCKEFQGEMPDAYQRLLLDALQGDASLFARSDEVELAWGIIDPIIQTWRSAEAPSLHMYETGFWGPTESNDWMAEHGRQWFDVCPVLH